The Kitasatospora albolonga nucleotide sequence CCTTGATCACCGGCTGCGCGGGGTCGTCGGCGGCCTTCAGGACCTCGCCGATGGCGGCGAGCGAGAGGCCGCCCACCTCCAGCAGGACCCGGATCAGACGCAGGCGCCGCTCATGGCCGGGGCCGTACTCCGCCTGGTTGGGGCTGGTCAACTCCCCGGCGGGCAGAAGCCGTTCCCGTACGTAGTACTTGATCGTCGGTACCGGAACCCCGGACCTGCGACTCAATTCACCGATGCGCACCGCGTGTTCGCCCTTCCGCCCTTGCCAGATCAGATCGCCATCATAGATAGTTCCCCTACCGGATAGCGGTAAGTGCCACTATCCATACATCACTCTCAGGGGGTCTCCCATGCCGTCATGGCGTTCCTGGCACCGCCCGTTAGTCGTCTTCTCCGCCGTGATGGCCCTCTGGGCCGTCCTGTCCGCCGTGGGTCTCGTGGTCGACGACCGGGTCCTGGTGGGCGCGCCGATCTGGGCGAAGCCGCTCAAGTTCTCCCTCTCCTTCACCGTCTACGGTCTGACCCTGGCGTGGATGCTCGCGCAGTCGACCCGGGGGCGCCGGACCGGCTGGTGGGCGGGGAACGTGGTCGTCCTCACCAGCCTCGTCGAGATGGCGATCATCACCGGGCAGGTCCTCCGCGGGAAGCGGAGCCACTTCAATGCCGAGACACCGTTCGACCAGGCCCTGTTCACGGCGATGGGGATCACGATCATCGTGCTGTGGGCGGCCACCCTGGTGATCGGTCTCCTGCTGCTGCGCACCCGGTTCGCGGACCGGGCAACCGCCTGGGCGATCCGGGGCGGTGTCATGATCGCGCTGGTGGGTGCGGGGATCGGCTTCCTGATGACGCTGCCCAGCGCGGAGCAGCAGGCCGCCGGAGACCTGGACACCGCCGACGTGATCGGCGCCCACTCCGTCGGCGTGCCGGACGGCGGCCCCTCGATGCCGCTGACCGGCTGGTCCACGACCGGCGGCGATCTACGGATTCCGCACTTCGTGGGCATGCACGCGCTCCAGCTGATCCCGCTTTTCCTGATCGCCCTGGTACTGCTCGCGCCCCGGATCGCCCGGCTGGGCGACGCCGGGCTGCGGCTGCGTCTCGTACGGGTGGTGACGGCCGGTTACGCGGGCCTGGTCGCGCTGACCACCTGGCAGGCGCTGCGCGGCCAGCCCCTGATCCGCCCGGACGCGGCGACGATCGTCGCTTCCGGGGTCCTCCTGGTGGCGGTGGCCGCCGGGGTGGGGGCGGCGCTGCGACGGCCGCCCGCGCCCACCCCCGTACGACAGGAATCCGCGCCGCGGGAGTCCGAGCCGGGGGAGTCCGAACCACGGGAATCCATCCCCCAGGAATCCGAACCGCCCTCCCCCAGCAAGGAGTTCACCGTATGACCGGCGCCGGCACCCTCTTCGACGTCACGTTCGTCCTGGCCGCCCCGTTCTGGCTGCTGATGATCTTCGCTCCGGCCTGGTCCGTCACCACCCGGATCATCTCGTCGCCGCTGACCGCGGTGCCGGTCGCCGTGCTGTACGCCGTCCTCGTCGCGCCGGTCTTCCCGGAGGTCTGGGCGGCGGTGACCGGGCCCGAGCTCACCGGCTTCCAGGAGCTGATGACGCTGCCCAACGGTGCCGCGGCCGTCTGGGCCCACATCATCGCGTGGGACCTGCTGGTCGGCCAGTGGATGTTCCTCCAGGGCCGGAAGCTCGGGTTCTCGCCCTGGCTGATGGGGCCGCTGCTGGTCCTCGCGATCCTGCTCTCGCCGCTCGGGCTGCTGGTCTTCCTGGCGCTGCGGGCCGTCCGGCGCAACGCCGCTCGTCCGGTCGCGCCGGGCGGCTGACCGCGCCGCCGCGCCGCCCGGCCGGGCTGGACGGGTTCTGGAAAGATCGCGGGCACTGGACCAATCCGCACGGCCGTCGGCTCCGAATCACTCCTGGAACCGATGACGTCCCGGGAGGAAACCCGCGTGAACGAAGCCGTACAGATCAGCGGGGTGCCCTCGCCAGGACCTGACCTCCAGGAGCTCCTGGTGCGGGTCGCGCGGGGGGACCAGGACGCGTTCGCCCAGGTGTACGACGCGGTCTCCGGGCCCGTGCTCGGCCTCGTACGGAGCATCCTCCGCGACCCCGCCCAGTCGGAGGAGGTCGCCCAGGAGGTCCTGGTCGAGGTGTGGCGTACCGCGCCCCGCTTCCAAGCCACCCGGGGCAGCGCGATGAACTGGGTGCTCACCCTCGCCCACCACCGGGCCGTCGACCGGGTCCGCTCGGCCGAGGCGTCGGCGGCGCGGGAGCACAGGGCGGCGCTCCTGGACCGTACGCCCGCCTTCGACGAGGTCTCCGAACAGGTGGAGACACGGCTGGAGAGAGAACAGGTCCGCCGCTGTCTGCGGACCCTGTCCGAACTCCAGCGGCAGTCCGTGACCCTGGCCTACTACCGGGGCCTGACCTACCGTGAGGTGGCGGAACTCCTCACCGTGCCGCTGGGCACCATCAAGACTCGACTGCGCGACGGCCTCATCCGGCTGCGCGACTGCCTGGGGGTGAGCGCATGAGCACGGCCGAACTGCACACGCTGACCGGGGCCTACGCCCTGCACGCGCTGCCGGAGGACGAGCGCCGGGAGTTCGAACGCCATCTCGCCGACTGCGAAGCCTGCGCCCAGGAGGTACGGGAGCTGTCGGCGACCGCCGCCCGGCTCGGCCTGGCCGTCGCCGAGGCCCCGCCGCGCGAGCTGCGGGAGAGGGTGCTGCGGGAGATCACGACCGTACGCCAGGAGGCTCCGCCGTCGCACGGCAGACCCGGACGCACGGGCGGCGGTGGCCGTACCGGACGCTGGTCCGTCTACGCGCTGGCCGCCTGTATCGCGGCGGCCGCCGCCTTCGGCGGGGTGGCGGTGTGGCAGAACCAGGTGGCGCAGGACGCCCGCCAGGAGGCGGACCGGGCCCAGCGGCAGAACCAGCAGCTGGCGCAGGTGCTCTCCGCACCGGACGCGAGGACCAGCTCCGGCGAGCTGACCGGCGGCGCACGCGGCACGGTCGTCGTCTCGGAGCAGGAGAACCGGGCGGTGTTCCTGGCCTCGGGGATGGCTCCGCCGCCCAGCGGCAAGGTGTACCAGATCTGGTTCAACGACGAGGGCACCATGCGGTCGGCCGGTCTGATGAACCCCTCGGCGAGCGAGGACGCGGTGCTACTGGACGGGCCCGTGGACCGGGCCACGGGGATGGGCATCACGGTCGAACCGGCGGGCGGCTCGGCCGAACCGACCTCCGACCCGGTGGCCCTGATGGACTTCCCGACCGCCTGACCGCTCACCCACTCCCCCCACACTGCAAGGAGCGCCCGTTCCATGAACGTCGCGGTGGTGCTGTTCACCTCCGATCTCCGTCTGCACGACAACCCGGTGCTGCGTTCCGCCCTGCGGGACGCGGACCGGGTCGTCCCCCTCTTCGTCCGGGACGAGGCCGTCCACCGGGCCGGGTTCGACGCCCCCAACCGGCTGGCGTTCCTCGCCGACTGCCTGGCCGACCTGGACGCCGGACTGCGGAAACGGGGCGGCCGGCTCGTCCTCCGTACGGGGGCGGTGGCCAAGGAGGTGCGGCGGCTGGTCGAGGAGACCGGGGCCGGGGCGGTCCACATGGCCGCCGGGGTGAGCGGGTACGCGGCACGGCGTGAGGAGCAGGTGCGTACCGCCCTGGCGGACACCGGCTGCGAGCTGCGCCTCCATGACGCGGTGGTCACCGCGCTCGCACCGGGCCGGGTGGTCCCGTCGGGCAAGGACCACTTCGCGGTGTTCACCCCGTACTTCCGCCGTTGGGAGGCGGCGGGGGTACGGGGCACACTGGGCGCTCCCCGCACGGTCCGGCTGCCGGACGGCGAGCTCGCCTCCGACGGCCTCCCCGCGCGGGACGACGTCAAGAACGTCTCGCCCGGTCTGGCCGACGGGGGCGAGCGGGCGGGCCGGAAGCTGATGACGTCCTGGCTCGACGGGGACATGGGCGCGTACGCGGACGGCCATGACGACCTCGCCGGGGACGCCACCTCCCGGCTCTCCCCGCACCTCCACTTCGGTACGGTCTCCGCCGCCGAACTGGCCGGCCGGGCCCGGGAGAAGGGCGGACCGGGCGGCGAGGCGTTCGTCCGGCAGCTGGCCTGGCGCGACTTCCACCACCAGGTGCTGGCCGCCCGCCACGACGCCTCCTGGTCCGACTACCGGCCGCGTGAGGACCGCTGGCGCTCCGACGAGGACGAGATCACCGCCTGGAAGACCGGGCACACCGGGTATCCCGTGGTGGACGCGGCGATGCGGCAGCTGGCGCACGAGGGGTGGATGCACAACCGGGGCCGGCTGCTCGCCGCGAGCTTCCTCACCAAGACACTGTACGTGGACTGGCGCGTGGGCGCCCGGCACTTCCTGGAGCTGCTG carries:
- a CDS encoding deoxyribodipyrimidine photolyase, whose amino-acid sequence is MNVAVVLFTSDLRLHDNPVLRSALRDADRVVPLFVRDEAVHRAGFDAPNRLAFLADCLADLDAGLRKRGGRLVLRTGAVAKEVRRLVEETGAGAVHMAAGVSGYAARREEQVRTALADTGCELRLHDAVVTALAPGRVVPSGKDHFAVFTPYFRRWEAAGVRGTLGAPRTVRLPDGELASDGLPARDDVKNVSPGLADGGERAGRKLMTSWLDGDMGAYADGHDDLAGDATSRLSPHLHFGTVSAAELAGRAREKGGPGGEAFVRQLAWRDFHHQVLAARHDASWSDYRPREDRWRSDEDEITAWKTGHTGYPVVDAAMRQLAHEGWMHNRGRLLAASFLTKTLYVDWRVGARHFLELLVDGDIANNQLNWQWVAGTGTDTRPNRVLNPVTQAKRYDPDGDYVRRWVPELAELEASEIHEPWKLDGLDYPGPVVDLGEARARFEKARGLD
- a CDS encoding RNA polymerase subunit sigma, whose amino-acid sequence is MNEAVQISGVPSPGPDLQELLVRVARGDQDAFAQVYDAVSGPVLGLVRSILRDPAQSEEVAQEVLVEVWRTAPRFQATRGSAMNWVLTLAHHRAVDRVRSAEASAAREHRAALLDRTPAFDEVSEQVETRLEREQVRRCLRTLSELQRQSVTLAYYRGLTYREVAELLTVPLGTIKTRLRDGLIRLRDCLGVSA
- a CDS encoding anti-sigma factor; protein product: MSTAELHTLTGAYALHALPEDERREFERHLADCEACAQEVRELSATAARLGLAVAEAPPRELRERVLREITTVRQEAPPSHGRPGRTGGGGRTGRWSVYALAACIAAAAAFGGVAVWQNQVAQDARQEADRAQRQNQQLAQVLSAPDARTSSGELTGGARGTVVVSEQENRAVFLASGMAPPPSGKVYQIWFNDEGTMRSAGLMNPSASEDAVLLDGPVDRATGMGITVEPAGGSAEPTSDPVALMDFPTA